Proteins encoded within one genomic window of Bacteroidetes Order II. bacterium:
- a CDS encoding type II secretion system F family protein has protein sequence MRIPVAGRLWREAMTARFCQMLGTLLQGGVLLTDALHMLKQNLPGSLMGKEVATMYQRVLQGKGMAHPTREATLFPDLVVQMMVVGEETARLDDMLLHLATHYEAQVDDAVQALSAVLEPVMIVVLGLVVGFILIAMYLPIFRLVEVMGG, from the coding sequence GTGCGAATTCCGGTGGCGGGGCGCTTGTGGCGCGAGGCGATGACGGCACGGTTTTGCCAAATGTTGGGCACTTTGCTACAAGGTGGGGTCTTGCTAACCGATGCACTCCACATGCTAAAACAAAACCTGCCCGGTTCGTTAATGGGCAAAGAAGTTGCAACCATGTACCAACGGGTACTCCAAGGAAAGGGCATGGCCCATCCCACCCGCGAGGCGACTCTCTTCCCGGATCTGGTGGTACAAATGATGGTAGTAGGCGAGGAAACCGCCCGTTTAGACGATATGTTGCTCCATTTGGCCACGCACTACGAAGCCCAAGTGGATGATGCCGTCCAAGCCTTATCCGCTGTCTTAGAGCCGGTGATGATTGTGGTTTTGGGATTGGTGGTTGGGTTTATCCTTATTGCGATGTACTTGCCAATTTTTAGACTGGTAGAGGTAATGGGTGGGTGA